A portion of the Cervus elaphus chromosome X, mCerEla1.1, whole genome shotgun sequence genome contains these proteins:
- the ZNF75D gene encoding zinc finger protein 75D isoform X1 → MSHVGEKQFLEQIMMSHVKANACLYPHVEVLQGTKRSVKESSSQSKKSSPQMGSLSPESARQHFRSFCYHDAPGPCEAVSQLQELCCQWLRPEIHSKEQILELLVLEQFLDVLPSHIQNWVQKYHPQSVKEAVALVDRFQRESGGISNEVTAHELGKDTELLEETAVAPGFKWKPAEPQPTGLFQKECWNIYQILQDPGWNTHKETQPVYERAVPAEESLTFCEQKSTPSWKTASELTLPESQTQLTFEDVALSFSKEEWQIMDPNQKTLYIDVMQEIYKTVTSLGLKLKNDTGNDQPVSLSTSEIQPSGCKVLRKARMKVAQTTEGNENHGGTCRVRKRHRAFPGRKRKKLKTCKQELPKPVDLHGKGYAGEKPFKCQECGKSFRVSSDLIKHQRIHTEEKPYKCQQCDKRFRWSSDLNKHLLAHQGIKPYRCSWCGKSFSHNTNLHTHLRIHTGEKPFKCYECGKRFIQNSHLIKHQRTHTGEQPYTCSICRRNFSRRSSLLRHQKLHGKRESCPVSPV, encoded by the exons ATGTCACACGTAGGAGAAAAACAGTTCCTAGAGCAAATAATGATGAGCCATGTGAAGGCGAATGCATGCTTGTACCCACATGTGGAGGTTTTGCAGGGGACTAAGAGGTCTGTGAAAGAGAGTTCCAGTCAGAGTAAGAAATCCAGCCCACAGATGGGCAGTCTTAGTCCTGAGAGTGCTCGCCAGCACTTCCGGAGCTTCTGTTATCATGATGCACCTGGACCGTGTGAGGCTGTCAGCCAACTGCAGGAATTATGCTGTCAGTGGCTGAGGCCAGAGATCCACTCAAAAGAGCAAATCTTGGAATTGCTGGTGCTGGAGCAGTTCCTGGACGTTCTGCCCAGTCATATCCAGAACTGGGTGCAGAAGTATCATCCACAGAGCGTCAAAGAGGCTGTGGCCCTGGTAGACCGCTTTCAGAGAGAATCTGGTGGAATAAGCAATGAG GTCACAGCCCATGAACTGGGAAAGGACACAGAGCTCTTGGAAGAAACAGCAGTGGCCCCAGGCTTTAAGTGGAAGCCAGCAGAGCCCCAACCAACGGGTTTGTTTCAGAAAGAATGTTGGAATATATACCAGATACTGCAAGATCCGGGCTGGAATACTCACAAAGAAACCCAGCCTGTGTATGAAAGAG CTGTGCCTGCTGAAGAGAGTCTAACCTTTTGTGAGCAGAAAAGCACCCCAAGCTGGAAGACGGCATCTGAGCTCACCTTGCCTGAGTCTCAG ACGCAGTTGACATTTGAAGATGTGGCCTTGTCTTTTTCCAAGGAAGAATGGCAAATAATGGACCCTAATCAGAAGACCCTCTACATTGATGTAATGCAGGAAATCTATAAGACTGTCACCTCTCTAG GGTTAAAGCTCAAAAATGACACTGGAAATGACCAACCTGTATCTCTCTCTACATCAGAAATACAACCATCAGGATGCAAAGTATTAAGAAAGGCcagaatgaaagttgctcagacaACAGAGGGCAATGAAAATCACGGTGGTACATGCAGGGTACGGAAACGACATCGTGCTTTtccagggaggaaaagaaagaaacttaaaacTTGTAAACAAGAGCTTCCAAAACCTGTGGATCTTCATGGGAAGGGCTATGCGGGAGAGAAACCTTTTAAATGTCAGGAATGTGGAAAAAGCTTTAGAGTTAGCTCTGACCTTATtaaacatcagagaattcacactgaaGAGAAGCCCTATAAATGTCAACAATGTGATAAGCGGTTTAGATGGAGTTCAGATCTTAATAAGCACTTATTGGCACACCAAGGAATTAAACCATATAGATGCTCATGGTGTGGAAAAAGCTTTAGTCATAACACAAATCTACACACACACCtaagaattcacactggagagaagccctttAAATGTTATGAATGTGGGAAAAGATTCATTCAGAACTCCCACCTTATTAAACACCAGAGAACCCATACAGGTGAGCAGCCTTATACTTGTAGCATATGCAGGAGAAATTTTAGCAGGCGGTCAAGCCTTCTTAGACACCAGAAACTCCATGGGAAAAGGGAATCATGTCCAGTGTCTCCAGTCTGA
- the ZNF75D gene encoding zinc finger protein 75D isoform X2, with the protein MDPNQKTLYIDVMQEIYKTVTSLGLKLKNDTGNDQPVSLSTSEIQPSGCKVLRKARMKVAQTTEGNENHGGTCRVRKRHRAFPGRKRKKLKTCKQELPKPVDLHGKGYAGEKPFKCQECGKSFRVSSDLIKHQRIHTEEKPYKCQQCDKRFRWSSDLNKHLLAHQGIKPYRCSWCGKSFSHNTNLHTHLRIHTGEKPFKCYECGKRFIQNSHLIKHQRTHTGEQPYTCSICRRNFSRRSSLLRHQKLHGKRESCPVSPV; encoded by the exons ATGGACCCTAATCAGAAGACCCTCTACATTGATGTAATGCAGGAAATCTATAAGACTGTCACCTCTCTAG GGTTAAAGCTCAAAAATGACACTGGAAATGACCAACCTGTATCTCTCTCTACATCAGAAATACAACCATCAGGATGCAAAGTATTAAGAAAGGCcagaatgaaagttgctcagacaACAGAGGGCAATGAAAATCACGGTGGTACATGCAGGGTACGGAAACGACATCGTGCTTTtccagggaggaaaagaaagaaacttaaaacTTGTAAACAAGAGCTTCCAAAACCTGTGGATCTTCATGGGAAGGGCTATGCGGGAGAGAAACCTTTTAAATGTCAGGAATGTGGAAAAAGCTTTAGAGTTAGCTCTGACCTTATtaaacatcagagaattcacactgaaGAGAAGCCCTATAAATGTCAACAATGTGATAAGCGGTTTAGATGGAGTTCAGATCTTAATAAGCACTTATTGGCACACCAAGGAATTAAACCATATAGATGCTCATGGTGTGGAAAAAGCTTTAGTCATAACACAAATCTACACACACACCtaagaattcacactggagagaagccctttAAATGTTATGAATGTGGGAAAAGATTCATTCAGAACTCCCACCTTATTAAACACCAGAGAACCCATACAGGTGAGCAGCCTTATACTTGTAGCATATGCAGGAGAAATTTTAGCAGGCGGTCAAGCCTTCTTAGACACCAGAAACTCCATGGGAAAAGGGAATCATGTCCAGTGTCTCCAGTCTGA